From a region of the uncultured Desulfatiglans sp. genome:
- a CDS encoding conserved membrane hypothetical protein (Evidence 4 : Unknown function but conserved in other organisms), which translates to MIDRDTNRLLALFFLVLVGGFFFHQSPRFAGSLAGHLIGMTGAAMMFLTLLYPFRKRVLGRRGRQNPISTHIFFGLAGPSLVVVHSGHKLDSLIGVLTFTAMLLVVLSGITGRFLFRSVSQTLKDQQRELATLKDSFRARRNDLSTCGIRDAPGHVQTAEDIDAPIERQADEAQKARCEQLVDLAESISQLEYTSLFFESTKSLFSKWMRVHHVLTIFLFAFIILHIVTVLYYGLRWAS; encoded by the coding sequence ATGATCGACAGGGACACCAACCGTTTGCTCGCCCTATTTTTTCTCGTACTGGTAGGGGGATTCTTCTTCCACCAGAGCCCGCGGTTTGCGGGTAGCCTCGCCGGACATTTGATCGGCATGACCGGCGCGGCGATGATGTTCCTCACCCTTCTCTATCCCTTTCGAAAGCGGGTCCTGGGCCGGCGCGGCAGGCAGAACCCCATATCGACGCATATCTTCTTTGGGCTCGCCGGGCCTTCGCTGGTCGTCGTTCACTCCGGCCACAAACTGGATAGCCTGATCGGGGTGCTGACGTTCACAGCCATGCTGCTGGTTGTACTGAGCGGCATCACGGGAAGATTTCTTTTCCGGAGCGTCAGCCAAACGCTGAAAGATCAGCAGCGTGAACTCGCAACGCTCAAGGACTCTTTTCGCGCTCGCCGGAACGATCTCTCCACATGTGGAATCCGTGATGCCCCCGGGCATGTTCAAACGGCGGAAGACATTGACGCTCCGATAGAAAGACAAGCCGACGAAGCCCAGAAAGCGCGGTGCGAACAACTCGTGGATCTAGCGGAGTCGATCAGTCAACTGGAGTACACCTCCTTGTTTTTCGAATCCACCAAGTCCCTGTTTTCCAAATGGATGCGCGTGCACCACGTGCTGACCATATTTCTGTTCGCTTTCATCATCCTTCACATTGTCACGGTTCTCTATTACGGTCTGAGGTGGGCATCGTGA
- a CDS encoding hypothetical protein (Evidence 5 : Unknown function) produces MYDDPLKWMLFALLALALPSSLISERSGFPLHPGPNACLAQAGTGESADSNGTDIRWFREEMKISPKYLERKEGILGMSWPHFFVMLFLVLFFLGATAAFFLRHRRTKQILEELLREEKKNM; encoded by the coding sequence ATGTATGATGACCCGCTGAAATGGATGTTGTTTGCACTTCTGGCTTTGGCCCTTCCCTCCAGCCTGATATCAGAGCGATCAGGGTTTCCGTTACATCCGGGCCCGAATGCCTGCCTCGCCCAAGCGGGGACAGGGGAGTCGGCCGATTCGAACGGAACCGACATCCGTTGGTTTCGCGAAGAGATGAAGATATCGCCGAAATACCTGGAGCGGAAAGAAGGAATCCTCGGCATGTCGTGGCCACACTTTTTTGTCATGCTATTCCTGGTTCTCTTTTTCCTGGGCGCCACGGCGGCATTTTTCCTGAGGCACAGAAGGACGAAGCAGATCCTGGAGGAACTGCTCAGGGAGGAGAAAAAGAATATGTGA
- a CDS encoding hypothetical protein (Evidence 5 : Unknown function) produces the protein MVFLANLGVNLHVCLCGDLQVASAQTLDFHPEMVFLANLGVNLHVCLCGDLQVANAQTIDFLDISQKSSFPDWKLGSTGKSFPDENKIEGNGPGTGSPRTGGVIESSREVNSPPMGASWADS, from the coding sequence ATGGTCTTTTTGGCCAATCTCGGCGTCAATCTGCACGTTTGCTTGTGCGGCGACCTGCAGGTCGCCTCCGCGCAAACGCTTGATTTCCATCCGGAAATGGTCTTTTTGGCCAATCTCGGCGTCAATCTGCACGTTTGCTTGTGCGGCGACCTGCAGGTCGCCAACGCGCAAACGATTGATTTCCTTGATATTAGCCAAAAATCCTCGTTTCCGGATTGGAAACTGGGTTCTACCGGGAAATCATTTCCGGATGAAAACAAAATAGAAGGAAATGGCCCAGGCACAGGGTCTCCTCGAACCGGGGGCGTTATCGAATCCTCTCGCGAGGTCAACAGCCCCCCAATGGGGGCAAGCTGGGCAGACAGCTGA